In Pollutimonas sp. M17, a single genomic region encodes these proteins:
- a CDS encoding glutamate-cysteine ligase family protein → MVVAHARTGASLPVEAYFSALREVKQERGVSSQDMMQGGRCIGLHTATAECGLDNGFNLLETALAPVDDGPRGLDRLAALAHRELADTLQALEADEACILNASQHPDCPRDAHWYAKVCVPRPIYRELRDHRGWHHWEGIDAKAQNGANTSVPVEGAIRALNVAIALAPASLALFANSPLESGRDTGLRENRMTIWPRVFGPARFPGDAWLCQYPSRPFHDLGDFFHWMFGAGTVARGLPLAPSYDYKSVPTVLLEGDPCLEDFLTAPAWRGRRSDDGSTVELVPHARHFEYSQIGQFLDARLRYRLDAEPPLAELLDAWRRDGGLETLFAACGAQTYIEARAPGAGFADECLLREAGPAQALSLLPAPSAVQKGLLANLDEAWRLVNEWGWQALGELREPAMRTGVGDGRVKALCAQVLSVARSGLAPHDASWLAYPEFVLDSGRSGADRLLDTWNSAGGTARQRLAALLAHHAAVQPGRYGGI, encoded by the coding sequence ATGGTCGTCGCGCATGCGCGCACCGGCGCCAGCCTGCCGGTGGAGGCCTATTTTTCCGCCTTGCGCGAGGTCAAGCAGGAAAGAGGCGTGTCCAGCCAGGACATGATGCAGGGCGGACGTTGCATCGGCCTGCATACCGCCACGGCGGAATGCGGCCTGGACAATGGCTTCAATCTGCTGGAAACCGCCCTGGCGCCGGTCGACGACGGCCCCCGGGGGCTGGACCGCCTGGCCGCGCTGGCGCATCGGGAGCTTGCCGATACCCTGCAGGCCCTGGAGGCGGATGAAGCTTGCATTCTGAATGCCTCGCAGCATCCGGACTGCCCGCGCGATGCGCACTGGTATGCCAAGGTGTGCGTGCCGCGGCCCATCTACCGTGAGCTTCGTGACCATCGCGGATGGCATCACTGGGAGGGCATCGATGCCAAGGCGCAGAATGGCGCCAACACGTCGGTGCCGGTCGAGGGCGCCATCCGGGCGCTGAATGTCGCCATTGCGCTTGCGCCGGCCAGCCTGGCCCTGTTCGCCAACAGTCCTCTGGAATCGGGCCGGGACACGGGTTTGAGGGAAAACCGCATGACGATCTGGCCTCGCGTATTCGGACCCGCCCGGTTCCCGGGCGATGCGTGGCTATGCCAGTATCCTTCGCGGCCCTTCCATGATCTGGGCGATTTCTTTCACTGGATGTTCGGCGCGGGCACCGTGGCGCGCGGCTTGCCGCTGGCGCCCTCCTACGATTACAAGTCCGTGCCCACGGTCTTGCTGGAGGGCGATCCCTGCCTGGAGGATTTCCTGACCGCCCCGGCATGGCGGGGGCGGCGCAGCGACGACGGCTCCACGGTCGAGCTGGTCCCGCACGCACGGCATTTCGAATATTCGCAGATCGGTCAGTTCCTGGACGCCCGCTTGCGCTATCGGCTGGACGCCGAGCCGCCGCTGGCCGAGCTCCTGGATGCCTGGCGGCGCGATGGCGGACTGGAGACGCTGTTTGCGGCTTGCGGGGCGCAGACCTATATCGAGGCCCGGGCTCCCGGCGCGGGTTTCGCCGACGAATGCCTGCTGCGCGAAGCGGGTCCGGCGCAGGCGCTCAGCCTGCTTCCGGCCCCTTCCGCGGTGCAAAAGGGCCTGCTGGCCAATCTGGACGAGGCCTGGCGCTTGGTGAACGAATGGGGCTGGCAGGCGCTGGGCGAGCTGCGCGAACCGGCCATGCGCACCGGCGTGGGCGATGGGCGCGTCAAGGCCTTGTGTGCGCAGGTACTGTCGGTGGCGCGTTCGGGCCTGGCCCCGCACGATGCATCCTGGCTGGCCTACCCCGAATTCGTGCTGGACTCGGGGCGCAGCGGCGCGGACCGCCTGCTGGATACCTGGAACAGCGCGGGCGGTACGGCGCGGCAGCGACTGGCCGCGCTGCTGGCCCACCATGCGGCGGTGCAGCCCGGCCGCTACGGCGGCATTTGA
- a CDS encoding ABC transporter substrate-binding protein, with translation MIFRLLLPALLALCLFAFPPLAVQAAGQAPAAQDSVFPTTPKARPDGKRWRIGYVDGGDYADYPLTLDAIVDGLQRLGWLTTTSDVPERLSSRDLWTWLSKNIKSDTLEFVQDAWWQPGNFDAGKREAVRTAIADRIRQRGDVDLVIAMGTWAGQDMRAIGPPVPTIVGSTSDPLAAGIVDSAQDSGRDNLHARIEPDRYQRQVRLFREIVPFKKLGIVYEDSEAGRTYAAVDAVEQVGKELGFAVQHCHAQSSSVSTETAIANALQCYRDLAQQRVDAVYVTTHRGVTLDSISDIAKALRQAKIPSFSMAGSRDVERGILLSLAQADLSYVGLFHAETIARIFNGAKARQLSQLWVDPPKIALNLATARIIGFDPPVDILLAADEVYEADR, from the coding sequence ATGATTTTCCGCCTCCTGCTTCCCGCCCTCCTGGCCCTATGCCTGTTCGCCTTTCCGCCCCTGGCCGTCCAGGCCGCCGGGCAGGCGCCAGCGGCGCAGGACAGCGTCTTTCCCACCACCCCCAAGGCCAGGCCGGATGGCAAGCGCTGGCGCATCGGATATGTGGACGGCGGCGACTACGCCGATTACCCGCTGACCCTGGACGCGATCGTGGATGGCCTGCAGCGCCTGGGCTGGCTGACCACTACGTCTGACGTGCCCGAGCGCCTGAGCAGCCGCGATCTTTGGACCTGGCTGTCCAAGAATATCAAAAGCGATACGCTGGAGTTTGTCCAGGACGCATGGTGGCAGCCCGGCAATTTCGACGCCGGAAAACGCGAGGCCGTGCGCACCGCCATTGCCGACAGAATCCGTCAGCGCGGCGACGTCGACCTGGTGATTGCCATGGGAACCTGGGCGGGCCAGGACATGCGCGCCATCGGCCCGCCGGTTCCCACCATCGTGGGATCGACCAGCGACCCGCTGGCCGCGGGCATCGTCGACAGCGCCCAGGACAGCGGACGCGACAACCTTCACGCACGGATCGAGCCCGACCGATACCAGCGGCAGGTGAGGCTGTTCCGCGAGATCGTGCCCTTCAAGAAGCTGGGCATCGTCTACGAAGACAGCGAAGCGGGGCGCACTTACGCCGCCGTGGACGCCGTGGAGCAGGTGGGCAAGGAATTGGGCTTTGCCGTCCAGCATTGCCATGCCCAGTCCAGCAGCGTCTCCACGGAGACGGCCATCGCCAATGCATTGCAGTGCTACCGCGACCTGGCGCAGCAGCGCGTCGATGCGGTCTACGTCACCACGCATCGCGGCGTGACGCTGGATTCGATATCCGACATCGCCAAAGCCCTGCGCCAAGCCAAGATACCCAGCTTCTCGATGGCCGGATCAAGGGACGTCGAACGCGGGATACTGCTCAGCCTGGCCCAAGCCGATCTGTCCTATGTCGGGCTGTTCCACGCGGAAACCATCGCCCGCATCTTCAACGGCGCCAAGGCGCGCCAGCTCAGCCAGCTCTGGGTGGACCCGCCCAAGATCGCGCTGAACCTGGCGACGGCGCGCATCATCGGCTTCGATCCGCCGGTCGATATATTGCTGGCCGCCGACGAGGTATACGAAGCCGACCGGTAA
- a CDS encoding SpoIIE family protein phosphatase has translation MRLTSLRSKIFLLVGLTLLISAIAVMLVTERDVKRTVVTSEELAVRNVLNLLVRDSEARWGSLLNDKISTVRSSRQQLMQLGNTVRSVLAMYAAQVERKELSLSEAQGLAREWVNDLSIGEERFSFIFNHDLIAIASGNSEWLGMNLSTLKDFKGRDLAASAYQEAQTSGQSFAIYRWPPPGTAGKRELRYAYFAYFEPWDWIFAVTDDARQVSDQFDRRRQEMEHAIGESLASLTLAQSGFAFIAADDGTLVSPLPSGHAGLLGDVDEESGKTLRELLDGIPSTGDVSSFGFTPRDTDDSWQISSAYFKPLGWTIVAAVPSEDLTRAATELRNRLGMVFLAILLVSLAIAWAFSVRLTRPLQQLSDFARVLPEQDLSAASPIPPHIARLPQNQPDEVGRLAATFMFMDKELREKVAKLVQETSSRERFESELNIAHGIQMGLLPIPLPASILKKIDLYATMIPAKEVGGDLYDYFMLPDGRLCFAIGDVSDKGVPAALFMAVTRTLIRASAEDETSPALLMERVNNRLSENNPNLMFVTLILAVLDLASGELQWANAGHPSPCVLSAGGDWRLLEGRSGPACGVMEGVPYKQFSTILEPGETIVGFTDGVTEALDPDGHLYGEPRLYALLTGTGSDTAQSTTSTLLDDVRAFAQGTEQSDDITLIAAKRPAP, from the coding sequence ATGCGATTGACCTCGCTGCGCAGCAAAATCTTCCTGCTTGTGGGCCTGACCCTGCTTATAAGCGCGATCGCCGTCATGCTCGTCACCGAACGGGATGTCAAGCGGACCGTGGTCACCAGCGAAGAACTGGCGGTGCGCAATGTGCTGAACCTGCTGGTGCGCGACAGCGAGGCGCGCTGGGGCAGCCTGCTCAACGACAAGATATCCACCGTGCGCAGCAGCCGCCAGCAACTCATGCAGCTTGGCAACACCGTAAGGTCCGTGCTGGCCATGTATGCCGCACAGGTCGAGCGCAAGGAATTGAGCCTTTCGGAAGCGCAGGGGCTGGCCAGGGAATGGGTCAACGATCTGTCGATAGGAGAGGAGCGCTTCAGCTTCATTTTCAATCACGACCTCATCGCCATCGCCAGCGGCAACAGCGAGTGGCTGGGCATGAACCTGTCGACACTGAAGGATTTCAAGGGCCGCGACCTGGCCGCCTCGGCCTACCAGGAAGCGCAGACCTCCGGCCAGAGCTTCGCCATCTATCGCTGGCCGCCGCCCGGCACTGCGGGAAAACGCGAACTGCGCTATGCCTACTTTGCCTACTTCGAGCCCTGGGACTGGATATTCGCCGTCACCGACGACGCGCGCCAGGTTTCGGACCAGTTCGACAGGCGCCGCCAGGAAATGGAGCATGCCATCGGCGAATCGCTGGCGTCGCTGACCCTGGCGCAATCGGGCTTCGCCTTCATTGCGGCGGACGATGGCACACTGGTGTCGCCGCTGCCCTCCGGCCATGCCGGCCTGCTCGGCGACGTCGATGAAGAAAGCGGCAAAACCTTGCGCGAACTGCTGGACGGAATCCCCAGCACCGGCGATGTCTCCAGCTTCGGATTTACGCCCCGGGACACGGATGACTCCTGGCAAATCAGTTCGGCCTATTTCAAGCCCCTGGGATGGACGATCGTGGCCGCTGTTCCCAGCGAGGACCTGACACGGGCGGCAACGGAGTTGCGCAATCGCCTGGGCATGGTTTTCCTGGCCATCCTGCTGGTTTCGCTGGCCATCGCCTGGGCCTTTTCGGTGCGCCTTACGCGCCCGCTGCAACAGCTCAGCGATTTTGCGCGCGTCCTGCCGGAGCAGGACCTGAGCGCCGCCAGCCCGATACCGCCGCATATCGCCCGCCTGCCGCAAAACCAACCCGACGAAGTGGGCCGCCTAGCCGCCACCTTCATGTTCATGGACAAGGAGCTGCGTGAGAAAGTCGCCAAGCTGGTGCAGGAAACCTCATCGCGCGAGCGCTTCGAAAGCGAACTCAATATCGCCCATGGCATACAGATGGGGCTGCTGCCGATCCCGCTTCCGGCATCCATACTGAAGAAGATCGACCTGTACGCCACCATGATCCCGGCCAAGGAAGTCGGCGGCGACCTGTACGACTACTTCATGCTTCCGGATGGGCGCCTGTGCTTTGCCATCGGTGATGTGTCGGACAAGGGCGTTCCCGCGGCGCTGTTCATGGCCGTCACCCGCACGCTGATCCGCGCATCGGCCGAAGACGAGACCTCTCCGGCCCTGCTGATGGAGCGCGTCAACAATCGCCTGTCCGAAAACAACCCCAACCTGATGTTCGTCACACTCATCCTCGCCGTTCTTGATCTGGCCAGCGGCGAACTGCAGTGGGCCAACGCCGGCCATCCGTCGCCCTGCGTCCTGAGCGCCGGCGGCGACTGGCGCCTGCTGGAGGGCCGTAGCGGCCCCGCCTGCGGCGTGATGGAGGGCGTGCCCTACAAGCAGTTCTCGACCATACTGGAACCCGGCGAAACCATAGTAGGCTTTACCGATGGCGTGACCGAAGCGCTGGATCCCGACGGCCATCTCTATGGCGAACCCCGTTTGTACGCCCTGCTGACCGGCACGGGATCCGATACGGCGCAGAGCACGACAAGCACACTGCTGGATGACGTACGCGCCTTCGCCCAAGGCACGGAACAGTCCGACGACATTACCCTGATCGCAGCAAAAAGGCCCGCCCCATGA